A stretch of Besnoitia besnoiti strain Bb-Ger1 chromosome V, whole genome shotgun sequence DNA encodes these proteins:
- a CDS encoding hypothetical protein (encoded by transcript BESB_061290), translating into MLVWRTRLVQGICGGGQHSCTRRAVYLFELYCIYLSSLCSLLPMLARHVSIRFAVFTVTVLGHVNGLAGTHNEDERGFGGGSGATVRHDVPNLKHDGYRVSATLTSEATAATSTSDGTTAVVEDSGDKNNTGEIEAAPRLLHEKARNGKTKRNRRRLAYAAGVAAGVLLGVLVFRKARRWHREKEDRNVAMAATYLHAAQDATNRIAKAISKAKRDAQYFIPHARNAEVWHKGTPREAVERKMREDLEALVGMLEREGDAVAAAHKELRDATDAVPYEMWSRGQSLLTQEEVAEAAEHGRLSEARHFWRHFAPAGKELRESLIPQVMRLKTEVEEARRTRSPNLTSLLEQLKEAKNTRTARRVDTYLGSVVGKLPDVVHMQPEDAEVAIGGFGPSPMEPAYVRLAKSKFVGLRRGAS; encoded by the coding sequence ATGTTAGTTTGGCGGACTCGCCTGGTTCAAGGTATTTGCGGCGGCGGTCAACATTCCTGTACGAGACGGGCGGTGTATTTGTTTGAGCTCTACTGCATCTACCTCTCTTCACTATGTTCACTTCTTCCGATGCTTGCTAGGCACGTTTCGATTCGGTTTGCGGTGTTCACTGTGACTGTCCTCGGCCACGTGAATGGCTTGGCCGGCACGCACAACGAGGATGAGAGAGGTTTCGGTGGCGGTTCTGGTGCTACGGTACGCCATGACGTCCCGAACCTCAAGCATGATGGGTATCGGGTGTCAGCTACTTTAACCAGtgaggcgacagccgcgacctcgacgagCGATGGTACTACTGCAGTAGTCGAGGACTCAGGGGACAAGAATAACACGGGTGAGATTGAAGCTGCTCCCCGTCTGCTacacgagaaggcgcggaatGGTAAGACGAAGCGGAATCGGAGGCGACTGGCATATGCCGCTGGAGTAGCTGCTGGTGTGCTGTTGGGGGTGCTTGTCTTCAGAAAAGCCCGACGGTGGCACCGTGAGAAGGAAGACCGCAATGTTGCGATGGCTGCAACATACTTGCACGCCGCTCAAGACGCAACTAACCGAATAGCGAAAGCTATATCGAAGGCCAAACGGGATGCCCAATACTTTATACCTCATGCCAGGAATGCAGAGGTCTGGCACAAAGGCACGCCGCGGGAAGCAGTGGAGAGAAAAATGAGGGAGGATTTAGAAGCCCTCGTGGGGATGctagagagagagggggatGCAGTTGCCGCTGCGCATAAAGAGCTACGTGATGCCACAGATGCCGTACCGTATGAGATGTGGAGTCGCGGCCAATCTTTATTGACTCAAGAGGAAGTTGCCGAAGCTGCTGAACACGGGCGCCTCTCGGAGGCGAGACATTTTTGGCGTCATTTCGCACCTGCCGGGAAAGAACTGAGAGAGAGTCTTATTCCACAGGTGATGCGGCTAAAGACCGAGgtggaggaagcgcggcgtACACGGTCACCTAATTTGACATCATTGCTTGAGCAGTTGAAAGAGGCTAAGAACACGAGGACCGCTCGACGGGTAGACACCTATTTAGGGAGCGTGGTAGGCAAGCTGCCGGATGTCGTCCACATGCAGCCCGAAGATGCCGAAGTAGCAATTGGTGGTTTCGGACCTTCCCCGATGGAGCCTGCTTATGTTAGACTTGCGAAGAGCAAATTCGTGGGGTTGCGCAGAGGAGCATCTTGA
- a CDS encoding hypothetical protein (encoded by transcript BESB_061300): protein MVRRLIKKAGSFFTKGQLVTEADKKAAIEGYLKTERGLNLSVLGCLSYPGLSTTKKMQQWCEKFKSGSEVARLCRVSSSWLHNRLNQLQSSCTGEVAECLQQLRLPLMQTALVGLNSNRGGEDLYTLRHPDLPKVQASLLKSKHDAVTPLFSKVFGDSSSVSAYGRMRVDSIVRDKNVDNLPPKRRRRLWLTLLIYILLDMRSSPQLDPMLLGLLLRMTTSGCKKKEKRKLELSVSGKKIKVPAGDIMLVAWSELLKNMLSIGNCSSNSSDHNCVLLNKYIEWKQQVAEQLNMFSKAFAGGTPPVPQVVGHQDVQDPGGEAVQKLASQILGRVENALFFANSMMRMKFKWVLNFLGKHKSLRKLVIKLAKSVMSKLFGVRGISQQAHKKAEKLKLVPGVNHGLTLFYGVQKDAEVFILTSKANMARLMGQLVKRSLKDLWGIAGKIGSQEGLSLIQNQDAFHTGVSHCQKSKWRNNSSLPVDRQDYGASRRLLVKSKHERVFPSTPRGGQAGEVSLLQTRTMDPKFQQMLLGAGVGLFLFGLYGLLSGGISIVIPVIFIVAGILVSLVTVIVSLVEAGILPGATRGRAAGAVEPNSRRRRTAAPEDSENALEERTPAEWGDEG from the exons ATGGTCAGGCGGCTGATAAAGAAGGCTGGCAGCTTCTTTACAAAAGGGCAGCTTGTAACTGAAGCGGACAAGAAAGCAGCCATCGAAGGTTATCTCAAAACGGAACGTGGCTTGAATTTAA GCGTCCTAGGGTGTCTGTCATACCCTGGATTGTCTACCACGAAGAAAATGCAGCAGTGGTGTGAAAAGTTCAAAAGCGGAAGCGAGGTCGCCCGTCTCTGCAGAGTCTCGAGCAGCTGGCTGCACAATCGTCTTAATCAGCTGCAAAGCAGCTGTACGGGAGAAGTTGCAG AatgcctgcagcagctgcgactCCCATTAATGCAGACAGCCCTTGTGGGCCTCAATAGCAATCGAGGTGG TGAAGACTTATACACTCTCCGTCACCCGGATCTTCCAAAAGTGCAGGCCTCTCTTCTAAAAAGCAAGCATGATGCTGTTACTCCCCTCTTTAGTAAAGTTTTCGGGGATTCTTCGAGCGTGTCGGCATACGGCAGAATGAGAGTGGACAGCATTGTTCGAGACAAAAATGTGGACAACCTGCCCCCgaaaaggcgacgcagacttTGGCTG ACGCTTCTCATCTACATTCTTCTTGACATGCGAAGTTCGCCACAGCTGGACCCAATGTTGTTAGGACTCTTGCTACGAATGACGACGAGCGGGtgcaagaagaaggagaaacgAAAACTCGAATTATCTGTCAGCGGCAAAAAAATCAAAGTACCGGCGGGCGATATCATGCTTGTGGCGTGGAGCGAGCTTCTGAAGAACATGCTCAGTATCGGAAATTGTTCCTCCAACAGTTCCGACCACAACTGCGTTCTTCTGAATAAGTACATTGAGTGGAAACAACAAGTCGCCGAACAGCTGAATATGTTCTCAAAAGCGTTCGCAGGTGGCACGCCGCCTGTCCCCCAAGTTGTCGGACATCAGGACGTTCAAGACCCGGGAGGCGAAGCAGTGCAAAAACTGGCTTCGCAGATTCTCGGACGTGTTGAAAACGCATTGTTTTTTG CGAATTCAATGATGAGGATGAAATTCAAGTGGGTGCTCAATTTTCTGGGTAAGCACAAATCACTGCGCAAACTGGTTATCAAGTTAGCCAAGAGCGTGATGAGTAAATTATTTGGCGTCCGCGGAATAAGCCAACAGGCTCACAAGAAAGCGGAAAAGCTGAAGCTTGTGCCGGGGGTCAATCATGGCCTCACACTATTCTATGGGGTACAGAAGGATGCCGAGGTCTTTATTCTGACAAGTAAAGCGAATATGGCGAGACTGATGGGTCAGTTGGTAAAAAGGTCACTCAAAGACCTGTGGGGTATAGCCGGCAAGATAGGGTCTCAAGAAGGACTGTCACTGATACAGAATCAAGATGCGTTTCATACAGGCGTAAGCCACTGTCAGAAAAGCAAATGGCGAAACAATTCCAGCTTGCCAGTGGATCGGCAGGATTATGGAGCTTCTCGTCGATTACTTGTCAAATCAAAACACGAGCGTGTGTTTCCCTCAACGCCTAGAGGCGGGCAAGCTGGTGAGGTTTCCCTATTGCAAACTAGGACAATGGACCCCAAGTTTCAGCAGATGCTTCTAGGAGCTGGGGTCGGACTATTTCTCTTCGGGCTCTACGGCCTTTTATCAGGAGGAATTTCTATAGTCATACCAGTCATATTTATTGTCGCTGGCATCCTTGTTAGCTTGGTGACCGTCATTGTCTCTCTAGTGGAGGCGGGCATCCTTCCGGGGGCCACCAGAggcagggcggcgggggcagTGGAGCCTAACAGTCGTAGGAGGCGAACTGCTGCACCAGAGGACAGCGAAAACGCGTTGGAGGAGAGAACGCCTGCAGAGTGGGGCGACGAAGGCTAA
- a CDS encoding BT1 family protein (encoded by transcript BESB_061310), translating into MLASNYLLVKGMAYNLIQSASAPIFREMLHLAAEKHSVASAIYMIPWCLKGFLGTLSDVFAPAGYHKRPFMIASSLLGVAGAILLYSFAGKIVFFMAVLAFFMIMTQASFNDLLCEGAYTRRMAEKPETGAALTSYVWLCSCLGSLLAAVWVGPIIDYVSFHVVLIPFLFLTAQQLFVTAWPWPFRKWKEHGGLLQEDYVPAGSRIMAEKFRQHKRLFICAIVLSVLAVGSVVAGMFNDDRQIIGFSYALFAGFVMVGMLWFTLPPVLFKPILYLFLSRFLMPNIGSQVTYWLRSGPDCVENGPNFSWTFLLTLTSILQAIFGFVGVTLFQKFVSKWSFRKAFWITSLLTCLTSVFDVTMVYRWNILYLGIPDKVWYFCSAAIIEEVISMWAFMPSCVLISRLCPRQVESTMYAVVAGVNNFGSSLAKYLGNFLAVFLLGIKTMNDEKGSCNFENLGLAVIIASGLCPLLPLVLTFFLIPNVGMDVHFGEVAFDEADGRADHASQLTETGERARDSSDAPERQGSAVAVSSKPINDGKPDLLVTEKHQPESGCHMENGDSLKTDAPAQPSQLSRLQTMASSEAEDRDAQTDYPGALPSVKSE; encoded by the exons ATGCTGGCCTCCAACTATCTCCTGGTCAAAGGCATGGCATACAACCTGATCCAGAGTGCCTCAGCTCCCATATTTCGGGAAATGCTTCATttggcggcggagaagcatAGTGTCGCTTCGGCTATTTACATGATTCCTTGGTGTTTAAAAGGGTTTCTGGGAACGCTCAGCGATGTGTTCGCTCCGGCTGGCTACCATAAACGCCCTTTCATGATCGCATCCTCGCTGCTGGGAGTCGCCGGCGCGATTCTTCTTTATTCCTTCGCCGGCAAAATCGTCTTCTTCATGGCCGTACTGGCCTTTTTCATGATCATGACACAAGCGTCATTCAACGACCTCCTATGTGAAGGCGCATATACACGCCGAATGGCGGAAAAGCCCGAAACAGGTGCGGCGTTAACGTCATACGTGTGGCTATGCTCCTGTCTTGGAAGCCTTCTGGCGGCAGTATGGGTGGGACCCATCATTGACTATGTATCTTTCCATGTCGTTCTCATACCGTTCCTCTTCCTCACCGCTCAGCAGCTTTTCGTCACTGCCTGGCCGTGGCCTTTCAGAAAGTGGAAAGAGCATGGCGGGCTGCTCCAGGAGGACTACGTCCCAGCCGGATCTAGAATCATG GCAGAGAAATTTCGCCAGCACAAGAGGCTCTTTATCTGCGCGATCGTGCTAAGTGTACTGGCCGTGGGCTCAGTCGTGGCAGGAATGTTCAACGACGACCGACAGATTATCGGCTTCAGCTACGCGCTTTTCGCTGGCTTCGTCATGGTGGGAATGCTTTGGTTTACACTCCCTCCCGTACTGTTCAAGCCGATACTGTACTTGTTCTTAAGTCGATTTCTCATGCCGAATATCGGTTCGCAGGTGACCTATTGGCTACGTAGTGGCCCGGACTGTGTTGAGAACGGTCCGAATTTCAGCTGGACGTTCCTATTGACTTTGACGTCTATTCTCCAGGCAATCTTTGGATTCGTTGGTGTCACCCTCTTTCAAAAATTCGTAAGCAAGTGGAGCTTCCGGAAAGCATTTTGGATTACTTCCCTTTTAACGTGTCTGACGTCTGTATTTGATGTCACCATGGTATATCGCTGGAACATCCTCTACCTTGGAATTCCCGACAAAGTTTGGtacttctgcagcgccgccatcATCGAAGAAGTCATCAGTATGTGGGCGTTTATGCCGTCTTGTGTTTTGATTTCCCGTTTATGCCCGCGGCAAGTTGAAAGTACAATGTACGCCGTTGTTGCTGGCGTTAACAACTTCGGCAGTTCTTTGGCAAAGTACTTAGGAAACTTCCTTGCAGTGTTCTTGCTGGGCATAAAGACGATGAATGACGAGAAGGGCAGCTGCAACTTCGAGAATCTCGGTCTCGCTGTCATAATAGCATCGGGCTTGTGCCCTTTGCTTCCCCTAGTCCTCACCTTCTTCCTCATTCCCAATGTCGGGATGGACGTCCACTTCGGCGAGGTCGCATTTGACGAGGCTGATGGTAGAGCGGATCATGCGTCACAACTcacagagacaggagagagagcgcgagatTCGTCAGACGCTCCCGAGCGCCAAGGAAGTGCGGTGGCTGTCTCTAGTAAACCGATCAACGATGGTAAACCTGACCTTCTCGTAACAGAAAAACACCAGCCTGAGTCAGGTTGTCACATGGAAAACGGCGACTCCCTCAAGACTGATGCGCCGGCCCAACCCAGCCAACTAAGTCGCCTGCAAACTATGGCGTCATCGGAGGCCGAAGACAGGGACGCCCAAACAGATTACCCAGGTGCACTGCCTTCCGTAAAGTCTGAGTAA
- a CDS encoding hypothetical protein (encoded by transcript BESB_061320) — translation MSASCRGRFRAALRSRFKDSSLSLSPAAFPSPPCFPPAAAPCTSSSFPHSCASFHPCFPPSCHSAAVSPPSTGQPALPLTCCLACPSWPAFWGFLSYSGLPRPPLFSGFAQGPPAGASTSSGLSPSVSAPLSLSLSLSEPSAACVVAARFAPPSRFSSLTRAGHRPSAAALSGPEAAARLRRLAFPEETPYVVEGISSNAQGLEPRGGSPVSFLGAKDTSDASRLSPSAGGSPASPPVSEAQVAALLSRCLADRHSLQGEDVLSLLQTTLRLRVSSRQLLCALAEELEFRLIRPLSLDSLCAVLSAYSFFFPGSIHLSAARRSPEPPPQVSRMLALLKREMAARLEQRSRKRQSTQERGSGHSAGETPTQREQGGAAACASEGARTRGGRRSVEARGEVPSHAAKRSSLEAALAALARLGSGKQSAGTLAAELQRELCELMDIDRLAFAETEGAQRLPSSDEKRTQAEGGAAPPETPRASAPSTSPVPRPNPRARPPSGLSTRVVTSASFGASSSRVCASTAVSASAAPQRAAEPAAVLRERGALAAALATLRTASPGLVRRLVEDVSAALDRLGGRVEAERPFAAPAHILASSAATSATSAASPAQAVPEREGRDAKEDTKETMQIAARSLQAVLKLCSENGYRAEPLRASLWRLEEPSQALGQSLSPAELLRLLSALCEEDVKKSVLRSWSDAAESQQLCTGVEDDAARSRASQPELLEGPFVLFTLRALPSLAAASDDAFDELSPRGLLLLLALLPKLNRDLQVRARWAAPGSSESSLPRALDATAGARLPAPLTSAFAPVASAARLPQGEQEEEACEGLDERVEETLQEFGEALARAAVAKAADCTPADLLLGLAAVEQLERHRSGLFFSGARWRSTPSFSFVADCFLRSLLRRWKAARGKPLLPNASQRARLADLLTQLGLREKAGALLDALTDARGSAESGARASRSRSAPRGRAHDRREDDAASDDDEGAAEEASRGKADCDRRPLGLRTEVAVSDEQRRRNLGLLDRSSLPFLDEDFTRPGLSQASRGALRREATAKRGGARTDTEEARAAKGEEARTAAEEGDDEAEEGAWESPFRAARMLVRDRDEEGRVLSLLGESLVAGVEPPGMRKSARFPSTDAFSAAADAALSPPGRPARSGIAAKEARPFAPDSFFSCDAEDREEEGEFSFRSSSFLFADEGSEAFQTSSTATKGGRAGASQQAIAETRSLVDQAGASSQNASTKGHGPNSQRKGHQWWEASAENAGERGKGRAE, via the exons ATGTCGGCGTCCTGTCGGGGCCGCTTCCGCGCAGCACTGCGGTCGCGTTTCAAAGATTCCTCACTATCCTTGTCTCCTGCAGCATTTCCCTCGCCGCCTTGCTtcccgccggctgcggcgccttgtacttcttcttcctttccGCACTCGTGTGCGTCGTTTCACCCTTGCTTTCCTCCGTCTTGTCACTCTGCCGCTGTGTCTCCTCCGAGCACCGGTCAGCCTGCTTTGCCTTTGACTTGCTGTCTTGCCTGCCCGTCCTGGCCGGCTTTCTGGGGCTTCCTGTCGTACTCGGGTCTCCCTCGGCCCCCTCTGTTCTCTGGGTTTGCTCAGGGGcctcccgccggcgcctcgacTTCCTCTGGGCTGTCGCCGTCTGTCTCAGCCCCTTTGTCGCTTTCCTTGTCTCTTTCCGAgccgtctgccgcctgcgttgtggctgcgcgtttcgctccgccttcgcgcttctcctcgctcacTCGGGCTGGCCATCGCCcgtcggctgctgcgctctcggggcctgaggcggcggcgcgtctccgccgcctcgcctttccTGAGGAAACGCCTTATGTGGTGGAGGGGATAAGCAGTAATGCGCAGGGTTTGGAGCCCAGAGGTGGGTCGCCTGTGTCTTTTTTGGGGGCGAAGGACACTTCAGATGCATCGAgactctcgccttctgctggcgggtcgcctgcctccccccCGGTGTCGGAGGCGCAGGTAgcggcgcttctctcgcggTGCCTGGCGGACCGACACAGCCTGCAGGGAGAGGACGttctgtcgctgctgcaaacgactctccgtctccgcgtctcctcccggCAGCTGCTCTGCGCCTTGGCTGAGGAGCTCGAGTTTCGGCTGATTCGACCGCTGAGCCTAGATAGCTTGTGCGCGGTGTTGAGCGCCTacagcttcttcttccctggGTCGATTCAcctcagcgccgcccgcaggagccccgagccgccgccgcaagtCTCCCGCATGCTGGCGCTTCTGAAGCGAGAAATGGCGGCGAGACTcgagcagcgcagccgcaAGAGGCAGTCCACACAAGAACGAGGAAGCGGGCActctgcaggcgagacgcctacacagagagagcagggaggcgcggcagcgtgcgcaagtgaaggcgcgaggacgcgaggcgggaggcgaagcgTCGAAGCGAGGGGGGAAGTGCCCAGCCACGCTGCGAAGAGAAGCAGCCTCGAGGCAGCGCTCGCTGCCCTGGCGCGGCTGGGCTCCGGCAAGCAGAGTGCAGGTACCCTCGCGGCtgagctgcagagagaactCTGTGAGCTGATGGACATCGATCGTCTTGCTttcgcagagacagaaggcgcCCAGAGATTGCCCTCCAGCGACGAGAAAaggacgcaggcggagggtggtgcagcgccgcccgagacgccgcgagcatCTGCGCCCTCCACGAGCCCTGTCCCCCGCCCCaatccgcgcgcgcggccgccgtctgGCCTGTCTACGCGGGTGGTCACTTCCGCGTCATTCGGCGCATCTTCTTCGCGAGTGTGCGCCTCGacggctgtctccgcctctgcggcgcctcagcGGGCCGCCGAGCCAGCCGCGGtgctgcgagagagaggcgccctggcggctgcgctcgcgaCCCTGCGGACGGCCAGCCCTGGCCtcgtgcggcgcctcgtggAGGACGTTTCAGCTGCTCTGGATCGCCTCGGGGGGCGCgtggaagcagagaggcccTTCGCCGCTCCTGCGCATATACTAgcttcctctgctgcgaCTTCCGCGacttctgcggcgtcgccagcgcaaGCTGTCCCTGAGCGAGAGGGTcgcgacgcgaaggaagaCACAAAGGAGACGATGCAGATCGCCGCCAGGTCGTTGCAGGCTGTGCTGAAGCTCTGCTCGGAGAACGGG TACCGCGCGGAgcccctgcgcgcgtctctgtggAGACTCGAAGAgccctcgcaggcgctcggACAGTCGCTATCGCCGGCGGAGTTGCTTCGGCTCCTCTCGGCGCTCTGCGAGGAAGACGTGAAGAAAAGCGTGCTGCGTAGTtggagcgacgccgcagagagccagCAGCTGTGCACCGGAGtagaggacgacgcggcacGCTCGAGGGCGTCGCAGCCTGAGCTCCTGGAAGGGCCTTTCGTCCTCTTCACGCTTCGCGCTTTACCCTccctcgcagccgccagcgacgacgccttTGACgagctctcgcctcgcggcctgctCCTGCTCCTGGCGCTTCTCCCCAAGTTGAACAGAGACCTCCAggttcgcgcgcgctgggcCGCGCCCGGGTCCTCTGAATCCTCGTTGCCCAGAGCGCTGGACGcgaccgcgggcgcgcggctgccggccCCGCTCaccagcgccttcgcgcctgtcgcgtctgccgcgcggctaccgcagggcgagcaggaggaggaagcttGCGAGGGACTAGACGAACGCGTCGAAGAGACGCTTCAAGAATTCGGGGAagcgctcgctcgcgccgccgtcgccaaAGCCGCGGACTGCACACCGGCGGATCTGCTCCTGGGCCTGGCCGCTGTCGAACAGCTCGAGAGGCACCGG AGCGGCTTGTTTTTCTCTGGAGCTCGCTGGCGGTCGACGCcgtccttctccttcgtcgccgaCTGCTTCCTCCGGTCTCTGCTGCGAAGATGGAAAGCTGCCAGGGGCAAGCCCCTGCTTCCAAACGCCTCGCAAcgagcgcggctcgcggatCTGCTG ACTCAGCTAGGCCTTCGCGAGAAGGCTGGGGCCCTGCTGGACGCGCTGAcggacgcgcgcgggtcGGCGGAGtccggcgcgagggcgtcgaggagtcgctcggcgccgcgcggccgtgcGCATGaccgccgcgaagacgacgctgcGTCCGatgacgacgagggcgcggcagaggaggcgagccgcggaaaAGCCGACTGCGACCGGCGTCCTCTCGGCCTTCGGACCGAAGTCGCTGTTTCAGAcgagcagcggagacgcaacCTGGGGCTGCTGGatcgctcctctctccccttTCTGGACGAGGACTTCACGCGGCCAggcctctcgcaggcgtctcggGGCGCCttgcgcagagaagcgacCGCCAaacggggcggcgcgcggaccgacacggaggaggcgcgcgcggcgaagggagaggaggcgaggacggcggcggaagagggtgacgacgaggcggaagaaggcgcatGGGAGAGCCCcttccgcgctgcgcggaTGCTTGTAAGGGACCGGGACGAAGAAGGACGCGTCTTGTCTCTTCTCGGCGAGTCGCTAGTTGCCGGCGTCGAGCCGCCGGGGATGAGGAAGAGTGCGAGGTTCCCTTCTACAGATGCGTTTTCGGCCGCTGCGGATGCCGCGCTCTCCCCTCCGGGGCGGCCTGCACGGTCTGGCATCGCCGCAAAGGAAGCGCGGCCCTTTGCGCCCGAcagcttcttcagctgcgacgcggaagacagagaagaagagggcgagtTCTCGTTTCGGTCGTCGTCGTTTCTCTTCGCAGACGAGGGCTCAGAGGCGTTTCAGACGTCCTCAACTGCCACGAAAGGCGGCagggcaggcgcgtcgcagcaGGCCATCGCCGAGACGCGTAGCCTCGTAGACCAGGCTGGAGCGTCCTCGCAAAATGCCTCCACAAAAGG CCACGGACCGAACTCCCAGCGGAAGGGGCACCAGTGGTgggaggcctccgccgagaacgcgggcgagcgcggaaaaGGACGCGCAGAGTAA